The following are from one region of the Paenibacillus sp. KS-LC4 genome:
- a CDS encoding DUF1641 domain-containing protein gives MSETLTEQEVQTGSVRSELDVLEQLLKPEIQSSLNQLVESLPKLAEMVTLMTKAYDVATTVANDQVLMGDMKHGIEEFVKPITDKAKGIASAAVEANDRAQAEPTTIGLFGILKMLKDPQVQQTLRFAQSFLDVLAERNKQR, from the coding sequence ATGTCGGAAACATTAACAGAGCAAGAAGTACAGACGGGATCTGTACGTAGTGAACTGGACGTTCTGGAGCAATTGCTTAAACCGGAAATCCAAAGCTCGCTGAATCAGCTGGTAGAAAGCTTGCCTAAGCTTGCTGAAATGGTTACTTTGATGACCAAAGCTTATGATGTAGCAACAACTGTGGCGAATGACCAAGTGCTTATGGGCGACATGAAGCATGGTATTGAGGAATTCGTTAAGCCGATTACGGACAAGGCTAAGGGCATTGCATCGGCTGCTGTAGAAGCAAATGATCGTGCACAAGCAGAGCCTACGACAATTGGTCTGTTCGGCATTCTCAAAATGCTGAAGGATCCTCAGGTTCAACAAACATTGCGTTTCGCGCAATCGTTCCTAGATGTATTGGCTGAGCGCAACAAACAACGTTAA
- a CDS encoding AI-2E family transporter, which produces MNHFKTGTERFVQFVLNNKFVIFLIVLLLVSLNIFVMSKISYVFTPLTVLFKTVLLPIILAGVAYYLLNPIVDYLETKKAPRIYSIFVIFAVILGLLTILLTVVIPIVSTQVVSLVENLPGYADQLRTKFDELMHSGDLREIGRWLNINPSDLSGNITKRGTELLNGVWQSVGSFVGALKDVVLAVITLPFILFYLLKDGKKLPNYIAAILPTNMRVHTKRIMGEMNGQISSYIRGQIIVSFCIGLLLYIGYLIIGLEYSLVLALIAACTAIIPYLGPAIAITPALIVAMVTSPVMLLKMIVIWTIVQLIEGKFISPQIMGKSMKIHPITIIFVILTAGNLFGVAGIILAVPGYAVLKVIATNFFHWLQARSPLYAAEEVNADNDFKL; this is translated from the coding sequence ATGAACCATTTTAAAACAGGAACAGAGCGGTTTGTACAATTTGTTTTAAATAATAAATTTGTTATATTTCTAATCGTGCTGCTCCTGGTAAGCTTGAATATTTTCGTTATGAGCAAAATCTCCTACGTGTTCACACCGCTCACTGTATTGTTCAAGACGGTTCTGCTGCCGATAATTTTAGCTGGTGTGGCTTATTATTTGCTAAATCCGATTGTTGACTATTTGGAGACGAAGAAGGCTCCGCGCATTTACTCTATTTTTGTAATTTTTGCAGTCATTTTGGGCTTGCTGACGATATTGCTGACGGTGGTTATTCCCATTGTCAGCACACAGGTCGTAAGTCTGGTCGAAAATTTGCCCGGCTATGCGGATCAGCTGCGAACGAAATTTGATGAGCTGATGCACAGCGGCGACCTGCGGGAAATTGGGCGGTGGCTTAATATAAATCCGTCAGATTTGAGCGGCAATATTACGAAGCGGGGAACGGAGCTGTTAAATGGCGTATGGCAAAGTGTAGGTTCATTCGTAGGGGCACTTAAAGATGTTGTGCTTGCGGTCATTACGCTGCCGTTTATTCTGTTCTACTTATTGAAGGATGGCAAGAAGCTGCCGAATTATATTGCTGCGATACTGCCAACGAACATGAGAGTGCACACGAAGCGCATTATGGGCGAAATGAACGGCCAAATCAGCAGCTATATAAGAGGGCAGATTATTGTGAGCTTCTGTATTGGCCTGCTGCTGTATATCGGTTATTTGATTATTGGACTTGAGTACTCGCTGGTGCTAGCGTTGATCGCTGCTTGTACTGCCATTATTCCGTATTTGGGGCCAGCTATCGCGATTACGCCGGCGCTCATTGTAGCGATGGTAACCTCACCTGTTATGCTGCTTAAAATGATTGTGATCTGGACGATTGTCCAGCTGATTGAAGGAAAGTTTATTTCTCCGCAAATTATGGGAAAAAGCATGAAGATTCATCCCATTACGATTATTTTCGTCATTTTAACTGCGGGAAATTTGTTTGGCGTGGCGGGCATTATTTTAGCCGTTCCAGGCTATGCAGTGCTGAAGGTTATCGCAACGAATTTTTTCCATTGGCTACAGGCGCGTTCCCCGCTTTATGCGGCAGAGGAAGTGAATGCGGATAATGATTTTAAGCTATAA
- a CDS encoding helix-turn-helix transcriptional regulator: MSADISYTTEEIAKLLKISKLTVYDLIKKGELPSYRVGKQMRIDASDLEAYKLRAKGLQSNTPASKPAAPQHQGTPFAYTQNLSDRGSTSAAAGRGRSIVITGQDMSLDILAKHIEREGLGLRPLRSYVGSMDSLVSMYRGESDIVSTHLLDGDTGEYNVPYIRKLLIGAPYIVVHLLTRSSGLFVQKGNPLKLASWADLAKPGLRLINRERGAGARVLLDEQLRLHQIPATSIMGYDQEQSNHLGVAAQVASGEADVGIGTERAAANVSGVAYIPLVKEQYDLVMLKKPDNQVFIDAVIRILRSQAFKQELGAIEGYDLTRTGEITAES, translated from the coding sequence ATGTCCGCTGACATCTCATATACAACGGAAGAAATCGCCAAGCTATTAAAAATTTCCAAACTGACGGTTTACGATTTAATTAAAAAAGGAGAGCTGCCATCCTACCGGGTAGGGAAGCAGATGCGAATTGATGCTTCCGATCTGGAAGCATACAAGCTGCGGGCCAAAGGCCTTCAGTCTAATACGCCTGCCAGCAAGCCAGCGGCTCCCCAGCATCAAGGTACTCCATTCGCGTACACACAGAATTTATCGGACAGAGGCTCCACTTCAGCTGCCGCTGGCCGGGGACGTTCCATCGTCATTACCGGACAAGATATGAGCCTAGATATTCTAGCCAAGCATATCGAGCGAGAGGGCTTGGGGCTGCGTCCGCTGCGCTCCTACGTCGGCAGTATGGATAGCCTCGTATCCATGTATAGAGGGGAATCTGATATTGTCAGCACACATCTGCTGGATGGCGATACAGGGGAATATAACGTTCCCTATATTCGTAAACTATTGATTGGAGCACCTTATATCGTTGTGCATTTGCTGACTAGAAGTTCGGGCTTATTCGTGCAGAAGGGAAATCCGCTTAAGCTGGCAAGCTGGGCCGATTTGGCGAAGCCGGGACTGCGCCTCATCAACCGCGAGCGCGGTGCCGGCGCACGCGTGCTGCTCGATGAGCAGCTGAGGCTGCACCAAATTCCAGCAACTTCCATAATGGGCTATGACCAAGAGCAGTCGAATCATCTTGGAGTAGCTGCGCAGGTTGCGTCAGGAGAGGCTGATGTGGGTATTGGAACGGAGAGGGCCGCAGCGAACGTTTCCGGCGTTGCCTATATTCCGCTTGTTAAGGAGCAATATGACTTGGTTATGTTGAAGAAGCCGGACAATCAAGTTTTTATTGATGCGGTCATTCGTATTTTAAGGTCGCAAGCCTTCAAGCAGGAGCTGGGAGCTATCGAGGGGTATGATTTGACCCGTACCGGGGAAATTACGGCGGAAAGCTGA
- the modA gene encoding molybdate ABC transporter substrate-binding protein produces MFTYFKKPAVLFFMLAVLLVCAACGASNTGMAATDTSTSSPNAAVVQSASPQAGEAAAPAENVALTISAAASLTDALQEIKQAYEAANPSVSLNFNFGASGALQQQIEQGAPADLFLSASSKNLKALVEGGFIAEDQQKKLLANELVIITGADSKVKLAAIADLSQDTLGKIAIGIPESVPAGNYAMEALTNAELWDSLQSKLVQAKDVRQVLQYVETGNVDAGFVYRTDALTSDKVIIAAAVDPTAYTPIVYPIGIVKDTKHQSAAEAFYAYLQTADAMNVFTKYGFSAAQ; encoded by the coding sequence ATGTTTACATATTTCAAAAAACCAGCTGTACTGTTTTTCATGTTGGCTGTGCTGCTAGTATGTGCGGCATGTGGCGCGAGCAATACCGGAATGGCTGCAACGGATACCAGCACAAGCAGTCCTAACGCTGCTGTTGTACAATCGGCATCGCCGCAAGCCGGTGAAGCTGCCGCACCCGCCGAAAACGTAGCACTAACCATTTCCGCCGCTGCCAGCTTGACGGATGCGCTGCAAGAAATTAAGCAAGCTTATGAAGCTGCAAATCCTTCCGTTTCCTTGAACTTTAACTTCGGCGCCTCTGGCGCGTTGCAGCAGCAAATTGAGCAGGGTGCTCCAGCGGACCTGTTCCTTTCGGCTTCTTCCAAAAACCTGAAAGCGCTCGTTGAAGGCGGCTTTATCGCAGAGGATCAGCAAAAGAAGCTGCTAGCCAATGAGCTCGTTATTATAACGGGAGCTGACAGCAAAGTTAAATTAGCAGCTATAGCTGATCTCAGCCAAGATACCCTTGGCAAAATCGCAATTGGTATTCCAGAAAGCGTTCCTGCCGGCAACTATGCAATGGAAGCTTTGACTAACGCTGAGCTGTGGGACAGCCTGCAATCCAAGCTAGTCCAAGCGAAAGACGTGCGCCAAGTGCTGCAATATGTAGAAACAGGTAATGTAGACGCTGGTTTCGTCTATCGTACAGATGCTTTGACCTCCGATAAAGTCATAATCGCCGCTGCCGTTGATCCAACAGCCTATACGCCCATTGTATATCCAATCGGTATTGTGAAAGACACGAAGCATCAAAGCGCAGCAGAAGCTTTTTATGCTTACCTGCAAACAGCCGATGCGATGAACGTATTTACTAAATACGGCTTCTCCGCAGCTCAATGA
- the modB gene encoding molybdate ABC transporter permease subunit: MIGAGIDWPAFWTPIRLSLQVALLSSVVTLLLGVLIAKWMSKAKFKGKLLLETLFMLPLVLPPTVVGFLLLVLLGRRGWMGKLIEWVFHAPVIFTWWAAVIASIVVAFPLVYQTMKVGFSGVDHHLEDAGRSMGGSSWQIFRYITLPLVWPSLISAYILGFARALGEFGATLMIAGNIPGVTQTVPTAIYVAVDGGNMTMAWAWTIAIVLISFLMLALTRRKTE, translated from the coding sequence ATGATTGGGGCAGGTATAGATTGGCCCGCATTTTGGACGCCGATCCGGCTTTCTCTACAGGTTGCCTTGCTATCGAGTGTTGTAACCCTTTTGCTTGGAGTCCTCATTGCAAAATGGATGTCGAAAGCAAAGTTTAAAGGCAAGCTGCTGCTTGAAACGCTATTCATGCTGCCGCTCGTGCTGCCGCCTACAGTCGTTGGATTCCTGCTGCTTGTATTGTTGGGCCGCAGGGGCTGGATGGGCAAGCTGATTGAATGGGTGTTTCATGCACCCGTCATATTCACCTGGTGGGCGGCGGTTATCGCTTCCATTGTCGTTGCCTTCCCCCTCGTCTACCAGACGATGAAGGTTGGCTTCTCAGGAGTAGATCATCATCTGGAGGATGCGGGCCGCTCCATGGGCGGCAGCTCGTGGCAGATTTTTCGCTATATTACGCTGCCGCTTGTATGGCCATCACTCATCAGCGCTTATATACTCGGCTTCGCCAGAGCGCTCGGTGAGTTCGGCGCTACGCTCATGATTGCTGGCAACATTCCAGGCGTTACGCAGACGGTACCAACCGCAATCTACGTCGCCGTAGACGGGGGAAATATGACGATGGCTTGGGCTTGGACAATCGCCATTGTGTTAATATCCTTCCTTATGCTGGCGCTTACCCGAAGAAAGACCGAATAG
- a CDS encoding metalloregulator ArsR/SmtB family transcription factor, translated as MEEQEAVQAAVKVYKALGEPTRFKIAQLLAKQPDQCCSMLGQQLKMVAGSTLSHHLKQLSESGLLKMRKEGTFIYYSPDMDVIQKYAPYLLA; from the coding sequence GTGGAGGAACAAGAAGCCGTGCAAGCCGCCGTAAAAGTTTATAAAGCGCTTGGAGAGCCGACTCGGTTTAAAATCGCTCAACTGCTCGCTAAGCAGCCTGATCAATGCTGCAGCATGCTTGGTCAGCAATTAAAGATGGTTGCAGGCTCTACGCTTTCCCACCATTTGAAGCAGCTGTCCGAATCCGGCCTGTTAAAAATGCGCAAGGAAGGTACGTTTATTTACTACAGCCCGGATATGGACGTTATACAAAAATACGCTCCTTATTTACTGGCGTAA
- a CDS encoding MFS transporter produces MSNTWKIYLLALISFLVGTSEYVIAGILDKIAEDIGVSVSAAGQLITFFSLTYALGTPILMALTGRIERRRLLMYAMVVFVLGNLLAITLPGFSYFIAARIIMALGAGVVVVTSLTLATKMAPPGKQASALATVVTGFTAALIIGIPIGRMVAASYNWKSVFGGIGVLGLIAILIIAFAIPKYDGEPSVPLREQLALLKSPKIAAALGVTFLWIAGYSIPYTYISPYLLKVTSMSENTLSIALFGFGVASLIGSKLGGFSTDKWGVKRTLMGGMLVHAAALLLISFSSSSSAIVFPLLMLWSFAAWSSGPTQQYNLLTLAPGASSIMLSLNTSVLQLAMAVGASAGGLIVAKVSLPSITWIGAFGVLLAVILIVFSRRLSSSHEQASVPSVAPQA; encoded by the coding sequence CTGTCAAACACGTGGAAAATTTATTTACTCGCTTTAATTAGTTTTTTGGTTGGAACTTCGGAGTACGTAATTGCGGGGATACTGGATAAAATCGCGGAGGATATTGGGGTATCAGTCAGTGCCGCAGGCCAGCTCATCACCTTCTTCTCGCTTACCTACGCGCTTGGCACTCCTATTCTGATGGCTCTGACGGGACGAATTGAACGCCGCAGGCTGCTCATGTATGCAATGGTGGTCTTCGTACTTGGCAACTTGCTTGCCATTACGCTTCCAGGCTTTAGTTATTTCATTGCCGCACGCATCATTATGGCGCTCGGGGCGGGCGTCGTCGTTGTAACATCATTAACGCTTGCTACTAAAATGGCACCTCCAGGCAAACAGGCCAGCGCACTCGCTACCGTCGTAACCGGGTTTACTGCGGCGTTGATCATTGGCATTCCAATTGGCCGTATGGTAGCTGCCTCTTATAACTGGAAAAGCGTCTTCGGCGGCATCGGCGTACTCGGCTTGATCGCCATCCTTATTATTGCATTTGCTATTCCAAAATATGATGGCGAGCCTTCTGTACCGCTGCGTGAGCAGCTAGCTCTGCTCAAATCTCCAAAAATAGCAGCTGCTCTTGGTGTCACTTTTCTATGGATAGCCGGCTATTCAATTCCCTATACGTACATTTCGCCCTACCTTCTAAAAGTCACTTCTATGAGCGAAAATACACTAAGCATCGCCTTATTCGGTTTTGGGGTAGCCAGTCTGATTGGCTCCAAGCTAGGCGGCTTCAGCACAGATAAATGGGGCGTGAAGCGTACGTTAATGGGAGGCATGCTCGTTCATGCTGCTGCTCTGCTGCTCATTTCCTTCAGTTCCAGCTCTTCCGCTATCGTCTTCCCGCTGCTTATGCTGTGGTCATTTGCGGCTTGGTCATCCGGGCCTACACAGCAATATAATTTGCTTACGCTTGCTCCAGGCGCATCAAGCATTATGCTCAGCCTGAATACTTCCGTACTACAGCTAGCAATGGCTGTCGGTGCAAGCGCAGGCGGACTAATCGTCGCCAAGGTTTCCTTGCCTAGCATTACGTGGATTGGTGCATTCGGCGTGCTGCTTGCTGTGATTTTAATTGTGTTTTCACGCAGGCTGTCCAGCAGCCACGAGCAAGCATCCGTTCCCAGTGTGGCCCCGCAGGCATGA
- the rpsR gene encoding 30S ribosomal protein S18, which produces MSFKPRDGGDGERPERKFGGRKGGRNKRRKVCFFTVNKITKVDYKDTDLLKKFISERGKILPRRVTGTSAKYQRLLTVAIKRSRQVALLPYTTE; this is translated from the coding sequence ATGAGCTTTAAGCCAAGAGATGGCGGAGACGGAGAGCGTCCAGAACGCAAATTCGGCGGCCGCAAAGGCGGACGTAACAAACGCCGTAAAGTTTGCTTCTTCACCGTGAACAAAATCACTAAAGTTGATTATAAAGACACGGACCTGCTTAAAAAGTTTATCAGCGAGCGCGGCAAAATCTTGCCACGTCGTGTAACTGGAACAAGCGCGAAGTACCAACGCCTGCTGACTGTTGCGATCAAACGTTCGCGTCAAGTAGCATTGCTGCCGTACACAACTGAATAG
- the ssb gene encoding single-stranded DNA-binding protein — MLNRVILIGRLTRDPELRYTPAGVAVAQFTIAVDRPFTSGQGEREADFIPVVTWRQLAETCANYLRKGRLTAVEGRIQVRNYENNEGKRVYVTEVIADNVRFLESNKDAGGSREDSGGMGGGSFGGGSSYGNGGGGGGGYNSNNNSNNNSGRSSNNSRNDNRDPFSDDGRPIDISEDDLPF; from the coding sequence ATGTTGAATCGTGTTATACTTATTGGTAGATTGACGAGAGATCCTGAATTGCGTTACACGCCTGCGGGCGTTGCAGTAGCGCAATTTACAATAGCAGTTGACCGTCCGTTTACGAGCGGTCAGGGCGAGCGTGAAGCGGATTTCATTCCGGTAGTCACGTGGCGTCAGCTAGCCGAGACATGTGCCAACTACTTGCGCAAGGGCCGCTTAACGGCGGTTGAAGGTCGCATTCAGGTTCGGAACTACGAGAACAACGAAGGCAAGCGCGTCTATGTGACGGAAGTAATCGCTGACAACGTCCGTTTCTTGGAATCCAACAAGGATGCGGGCGGATCGCGTGAGGACAGCGGTGGCATGGGCGGCGGTTCTTTCGGAGGCGGTTCTTCCTACGGTAACGGTGGAGGAGGCGGAGGCGGCTATAACAGCAATAACAACAGTAATAACAATAGCGGCCGCTCCAGTAACAACTCACGTAACGACAACCGTGATCCGTTCTCGGATGATGGTCGACCGATTGATATATCTGAGGATGATTTGCCATTTTAA
- the rpsF gene encoding 30S ribosomal protein S6, with protein sequence MRKYEVMYIVRPDVEQEALQAVVEKFNGIISNGGEVTKQDVSGKRRLAYEINKIREGYYVLVHFNGTTEVVNELDRILKITDEIIRFLVVRDVA encoded by the coding sequence ATGCGCAAATACGAAGTGATGTACATTGTTCGTCCTGATGTTGAGCAAGAAGCTCTTCAAGCTGTCGTTGAGAAATTTAATGGCATCATCTCCAATGGTGGAGAAGTTACGAAACAAGATGTTAGCGGTAAACGCCGTCTTGCGTATGAGATCAACAAGATTCGTGAGGGATACTACGTTCTGGTTCATTTCAACGGAACTACGGAAGTCGTTAACGAACTTGACCGTATCCTGAAGATTACGGATGAAATTATCCGCTTCTTGGTCGTCAGAGACGTAGCTTAG
- a CDS encoding YjzC family protein: MGEGTFYSAGDKAPNDGTYIEDGVNSFHQGIQNPQKVKLSKGQRFPENSNHERKWRRMGH, translated from the coding sequence ATGGGTGAAGGAACTTTTTATTCCGCTGGCGACAAGGCACCGAATGATGGGACGTACATCGAGGATGGCGTCAATTCCTTTCATCAAGGCATTCAAAATCCACAGAAGGTGAAGCTGAGCAAAGGACAGCGCTTCCCGGAGAACTCGAACCATGAACGCAAGTGGAGACGAATGGGTCATTAA